One Miscanthus floridulus cultivar M001 chromosome 11, ASM1932011v1, whole genome shotgun sequence DNA window includes the following coding sequences:
- the LOC136491438 gene encoding probable receptor-like protein kinase At1g30570 yields the protein MSPFVLAVVSIAFLNLQFLQAHGSELLLSCGSNGTVDADGRRWIGDMTPEGNFTLSSPGLAASLVGKSNSDEIFGPLYSSARFFDAATWYTISVLPGRYCVRLHFFPSTFGNFSANNSVFDVTANDFKLVSKFNVSEEIAWRASVSNSVISAVVKEYFLVVGARGLNIEFDPRPRSFAFVNAIEVMLTPDNLFNDTVSKVGSAGMQLPLGLSCRGVETMYRLNIGGPAIKSASDQYLHRPWYTDEAFMFSTNAAQIVSNVSSIMYVSSNDSSIAPIDVYKTARIMSNNMVVDKRFNVSWRFYVHPNFDYLVRLHFCELVYDKPSQRIFKIYINNKTAAENYDVYARAGGINKAYHEDFFDNSTQQADSLWLQLGPDSMTSASGTDALLNGLEIFKLSKDSDLSYVLGHIDTGNQRGSSKGGNNKGLWEEVGIGSASLVAVTSVVLFSWCYIRKKRKAVKKEAPPGWHPLVLHEAMKSTTDARATSKTSLARNASSIGHRMGRRFGIAEIRVATKNFDESLIIGTGGFGKVYKGEIDEGTTVAIKRANTLCGQGLKEFETEIEMLSKLRHRHLVAMIGYCEEQKEMILVYEYMAKGTLRSHLYGSNLPPLTWKQRIDACIGAARGLHYLHTGADRGIIHRDVKTTNILLDDNFVAKIADFGLSKTGPTLDQTHVSTAVRGSFGYLDPEYFRRQQLTQKSDVYSFGVVLFEVACARPVIDPTLPKDQINLAEWAMRWQRQRSLEAIRDPRLDGDFSSESLKKFGEIAEKCLADDGRSRPSMGEVLWHLEYVLQLHEAYKRNVESESFGSGELGFTDISFSLPHIIEREEECHSKPSSIREELDT from the coding sequence ATGAGTCCATTTGTGCTGGCTGTGGTGAGCATTGCATTTCTCAACTTGCAGTTCCTGCAAGCTCATGGAAGCGAACTGCTTCTGAGCTGTGGCTCGAACGGCACTGTTGATGCTGATGGGCGGAGATGGATCGGGGACATGACCCCTGAGGGGAATTTTACCTTGAGCAGTCCTGGGCTTGCTGCATCACTGGTCGGAAAGAGCAATTCCGATGAGATATTCGGACCACTTTACAGTTCTGCCCGTTTCTTTGATGCGGCAACTTGGTATACCATTAGTGTGCTGCCAGGAAGATACTGTGTCAGATTGCATTTCTTCCCTTCGACATTCGGGAATTTCAGTGCAAACAATTCTGTGTTTGATGTCACAGCAAATGATTTCAAGCTTGTTTCAAAATTCAATGTGTCAGAGGAGATTGCCTGGAGAGCCTCTGTGAGCAATTCAGTCATCAGTGCAGTTGTCAAGGAGTACTTTCTTGTAGTTGGTGCTCGTGGCCTGAATATTGAGTTTGATCCAAGACCTAGGTCATTTGCCTTTGTGAATGCAATTGAGGTCATGCTGACCCCAGATAATTTGTTCAATGATACAGTGAGCAAAGTTGGCAGTGCAGGCATGCAGCTTCCTCTTGGCTTGAGCTGCAGAGGTGTTGAGACAATGTACCGCCTGAACATTGGAGGTCCTGCAATTAAATCGGCCAGTGATCAGTATCTCCATAGGCCATGGTACACTGATGAAGCATTCATGTTCTCTACAAATGCTGCTCAGATCGTGTCTAATGTTTCAAGCATAATGTATGTATCAAGCAACGACTCGTCAATTGCGCCGATTGATGTTTACAAGACTGCAAGAATCATGAGCAATAACATGGTTGTGGACAAGCGGTTCAATGTGTCATGGCGATTCTATGTCCACCCAAACTTTGATTACTTAGTCCGCCTTCATTTCTGTGAGCTTGTCTATGACAAGCCCAGCCAGAGGATCTTCAAGATCTACATCAATAACAAAACTGCTGCTGAGAACTATGATGTATATGCTAGGGCTGGGGGAATTAATAAAGCATATCATGAGGACTTCTTTGACAACTCAACACAGCAGGCAGACTCACTTTGGCTTCAGCTAGGCCCTGATTCCATGACCAGTGCTTCAGGTACTGATGCACTTCTGAATGGTTTGGAGATATTCAAGCTCAGCAAGGATTCTGACCTTTCTTATGTGCTTGGTCATATTGACACGGGCAACCAAAGGGGTTCGTCAAAAGGGGGAAATAATAAGGGTctatgggaagaagttggtattgGCTCAGCATCTTTAGTTGCAGTTACAAGTGTTGTTCTATTCTCATGGTGTTATATAAGAAAGAAACGAAAAGCTGTCAAGAAGGAGGCCCCTCCCGGTTGGCATCCGTTGGTTCTCCATGAGGCTATGAAAAGCACTACAGATGCCCGTGCAACCAGTAAAACGTCCTTGGCACGAAATGCCTCTTCCATCGGTCACAGGATGGGAAGAAGATTCGGCATTGCAGAGATTAGGGTTGCCACGAAGAATTTTGATGAGTCCTTAATCATTGGAACTGGAGGATTTGGAAAGGTCTACAAAGGTGAGATCGATGAGGGCACTACAGTGGCTATCAAGCGTGCTAATACATTATGTGGCCAGGGTCTGAAAGAATTTGAAACCGAGATTGAGATGCTTTCCAAGCTTCGGCACCGGCACCTTGTTGCAATGATTGGCTACTGTGAAGAGCAGAAAGAGATGATTCTGGTTTACGAATACATGGCTAAGGGAACACTGAGAAGCCATCTCTACGGGAGCAACCTTCCTCCTCTGACATGGAAGCAACGGATTGATGCATGCATTGGTGCAGCCCGTGGCCTTCACTACCTCCATACAGGAGCGGACCGAGGTATAATCCACCGGGATGTAAAGACCACTAACATTCTGTTGGATGACAATTTTGTTGCAAAAATAGCAGACTTTGGGCTGTCAAAAACTGGACCGACGCTTGATCAGACCCATGTTAGTACTGCAGTCAGGGGAAGCTTTGGATACCTAGATCCTGAGTACTTCCGGAGGCAGCAACTCACACAAAAATCCGATGTGTATTCTTTTGGAGTTGTGCTCTTTGAAGTAGCGTGTGCAAGGCCTGTGATAGATCCCACATTGCCAAAGGATCAAATAAACTTGGCAGAGTGGGCGATGAGATGGCAGCGCCAGCGTTCGCTGGAAGCAATCAGGGATCCTCGTCTGGATGGTGACTTCTCATCAGAATCCCTAAAGAAGTTTGGTGAAATTGCAGAGAAATGTCTCGCTGATGATGGGAGAAGCAGGCCATCAATGGGTGAGGTCCTGTGGCACCTTGAGTATGTGCTGCAGCTCCATGAAGCTTACAAGCGAAATGTAGAGTCTGAATCATTTGGAAGCGGTGAATTGGGATTCACTGATATATCCTTTAGCCTTCCTCACATCATAGAGAGGGAAGAGGAATGCCACTCCAAGCCATCAAGTATCAGAGAGGAACTAGACACATGA